A genome region from Oryzias melastigma strain HK-1 linkage group LG12, ASM292280v2, whole genome shotgun sequence includes the following:
- the rai14 gene encoding ankycorbin (The sequence of the model RefSeq protein was modified relative to this genomic sequence to represent the inferred CDS: added 223 bases not found in genome assembly), which produces MKSLKAKFRKTDTNEWNKNDERLLAAVEHGEVEKVASLLAKKGSNAVKLDNEGKSALHVAAAGGHTDCLAAILAHGADLSVSDASGFTALHLAAKNNHVECCKKLVQNKCAVDATDGSGRTALHYAAASGNIQIVQLLCELRSPINLKDADGLTPLLSAAKHCHSEICCTLLDFGADINAPDNTGRTALMVAAESNAVSVVEVLVQREADLSAVDLEGHDVLHYVKLSANAEARAALTAALNRHHVLSEKSQKQPVQTEDGTKTVCPNINSPKTPQHDQVAKLSDEKNTTPKKRKAPPPPISPLQSFETSPSPPPSTSKSETSKRFSYKEDEIIAKREEVKKPLKESIMLLQTIKDLKQTVETLAAADLETEAEQTDTAGLVSALQAGINVVSSVDQQLENKLKKLLLLKGNKELKENSRPNSMASNSSLPSTHDEFDPTLQVPHSQTEAGAASLKLVEEDRDGEELRQLRLALEDVKRELLETKKENRSLQERREDRPEREEELMKSLADLQAKLTDTQEKYHQAIEERDYLREHIARQECEPTEKRELQKELSSTLEQELKELKNKLVQLESQKENANLQIRELQEALERTEEETQMYKDKDKRAAQIEEMYKKEQEKVRRLQEEQNEVQERLNAVTQYYNESKSELSAAQKELAEVRAKSSTALSSSSAEQVQVLSSKVEELQALLGESERRCSATREELAGLKQEAEARAQRSVALAEHTQAVSSLEDVIRELQSQLETVREQLHQKTVQVEELQKRLTEQVVTSDDSVPREEHETMREQLKSDVKHLRELLEEALRKQDELALEAANAWQKARDSQAELEIRQELLSSREKENQTLTSKLAESQDAVMQLKVLEQNHVDSEREKNKKIDDLTRKELKLKDALNSLSQLSYSSCSPSKRQQQNQQLEALQQQIKQLQYQLAESTKHHNEVVSVYRMHLLYAVQGQMDEDVQKALKQILMMCKMPSQAKEAC; this is translated from the exons accAACGAGTggaacaaaaatgacgagcggCTCCTTGCTGCAGTGGAGCATGGCGAGGTGGAGAAGGTCGCGTCTCTCCTCGCTAAGAAAGGTTCCAATGCTGTGAAACTGGACAATGAAGGCAAATCAGC CCTTCATGTAGCAGCTGC AATAAGTGTGCTGTTGATGCCACGGACGGCTCAGGAAGGACTGCTCTGCATTACGCTG CTGCCAGTGGGAACATCCAGATTGTTCAGCTGCTCTGTGAACTCAGAAGTCCAATCAACCTAAAAGATGCT GACGGCCTTACTCCCCTGCTATCGGCAGCCAAACACTGCCACTCAGAAATCTGCTGCACTCTGCTGGATTTTGGTGCTGACATAAACGCTCCTGACAACACCGGCAG GACAGCATTGATGGTGGCTGCTGAGTCAAATGCAGTGTCCGTGGTGGAAGTTTTGGTCCAGCGGGAGGCAGATCTGTCAGCTGTAGATTTAGAGGGCCATGACGTTTTACACTATGTTAAGCTGTCTGCTAACGCTGAAGCTAGAGCTGCTCTCACAGCTGCACTCAACAGACACCATGTTTTAAGTGAGAAGTCCCAAAAACAACCTGTTCAAACAGAGGACGGTACAAAGACAGTGTGCCCAA ATATCAATTCTCCAAAAACCCCTCAG agttttgagACATCTCCTTCACCGCCACCGTCTACCTCCAAAAGTGAAACTTCCAAGAGATTCAGCTACAAA GAGGACGAGATCATAGCTAAGAGAGAGGAAGTAAAGAAGCCGCTTAAGGAGAGCATCATGTTGTTGCAGACCATTAAGGACCTGAAGCAGACCGTGGAGACACTGGCTGCTGCTGATCTGGAGACCGAG gCTGAGCAAACAGACACCGCAGGGCTAGTTTCTGCTCTACAAGCCGGGATTAATGTTGTTTCCTCGGTCGACCAGCAGCTTGAAAACAAACTTAAG AAACTTCTGCTTCTAAAAGGAAATAAGGAGCTGAAGGAGAACAGCCGTCCCAACAGCATGGCCTCCAATTCTTCTCTTCCCTCCACCCATGATGAGTTTGATCCGACGCTACAAGTCCCGCACAGCCAAACGGAAGCAGGAGCCGCCTCTCTGAAACTTGTAGAGGAGGACAGAGACGGAGAGGAGCTCCGGCAGCTGAGGCTGGCTCTGGAGGACGTGAAGAGAGAACTGCTGGAAACCAAGAAGGAAAACCGCTCACTTCAGGAACGAAGGGAGGACAGGCCGGAGAGAGAGGAAGAGTTGATGAAAAGTTTAGCAGACCTGCAGGCAAAGTTGACTGACACTCAAGAAAAGTACCACCAGGCCATAGAAGAGCGAGATTATCTAAGAGAACACATAGCAAGGCAAGAATGTGAGCCGACAGAGAAACGGGAGCTGCAGAAAGAACTGTCTTCCACGCTCGAACAAGAGCTAAAGGAGCTGAAGAATAAGCTCGTCCAACTAGAGTCACAAAAAGAGAATGCAAATCTGCAAATCAGGGAGCTGCAGGAGGCTTTGGAAAGAACAGAGGAGGAGACGCAGATGTACAAGGATAAAGATAAGAGGGCAGCACAGATCGAGGAGATGTACAAAAAAGAGCAAGAGAAGGTCCGGAGACTTCAG GAGGAGCAAAATGAGGTTCAGGAGCGCCTGAATGCAGTTACCCAGTACTACAATGAAAGCAAAAGCGAGCTGAGCGCCGCTCAGAAAGAGCTGGCAGAAGTCCGAGCTAAAAGCAGCACAGCCTTGTCCTCATCCTCAGCGGAGCAAGTGCAGGTGCTGAGCAGCAaggtggaggagctgcaggcgtTACTCGGCGAGTCTGAGAGGAGGTGCTCAGCCACTCGAGAGGAGCTTGCAGGCCTGAAGCAGGAGGCAGAAGCTCGGGCGCAGCGCTCTGTGGCCCTCGCCGAGCACACACAGGCCGTGTCGTCTCTGGAAGATGTCATCAGGGAGTTGCAGAGTCAGCTGGAAACAGTGAGAGAGCAGTTGCACCAAAAGACtgtgcaggtggaggagctTCAGAAGAG ACTAACTGAACAAGTGGTCACGTCGGATGACTCGGTCCCCCGCGAGGAGCATGAAACCATGCGGGAGCAGCTGAAGAGCGATGTCAAACACCTGAGGGAGCTGCTGGAGGAAGCACTGAGGAAGCAGGACGAGCTGGCACTCGAGGCCGCTAATGCATGGCAGAAG GCACGGGACAGTCAAGCAGAGCTGGAAATCCGGCAGGAGCTGTTGTCATCCAGAGAGAAGGAGAACCAGACTCTGACTTCCAAACTGGCTGAGTCCCAGGATGCTGTGATGCAGCTCAAAGTGCTGGAACAGAACCACGTCGACTCAGagagagaaaagaacaaaaaa ATAGATGACTTAACCCGGAAAGAGCTGAAACTAAAGGACGCTCTGAACAGCCTGTCGCAGCTCTCCTACAGCTCCTGTTCTCCATCCAAGAGACAacagcagaaccagcagctggaggctctgcagcagcagatcaaGCAGCTGCAGTATCAGCTAGCT gaaTCAACAAAGCACCACAATGAAGTTGTGTCAGTCTACAGGATGCACCTGCTTTATGCTGTTCAG GGTCAGATGGATGAGGACGTCCAGAAAGCCTTGAAGCAGATCCTGATGATGTGCAAGATGCCAAGTCAAGCCAAGGAGGCCTGCTAA